AACTATAGTCACCACATTTTTTTAGGTCAAAAATATGACCCCATGGTGAGATTATTTGAAACTGGGTATGTTTCCCAAGTTGGAAAAATTTTAGTAAAGTTCAGGAGGCCCCCCAAATAAGGCTTTTGAAGTTGAATCAAAGCTTTTAAAAGAAACgagatatttaataattattgtgTTAACTTTGTATGCAAGGAGgaacatttttcatataaaatagatattaaagagttactatttttaaatgttgagaaaATATTGTGTAAGTTAAGGCCAACTTTATCTTTTCAGAAACTGATgtttaaattacaaataaatctaggtcaaagaatacaaaaattttcagagtttttttAATACATCTACTAGTGTCAAAGTGAAAAGGAACCTATGTGAATAAAAAGGAGAAGTCCAGGCACCACATTTTCAAAGACTTTAAATGGCAGAAATAACACAGGAGGTCCAGGGATGCACTTTGGAACCTGATGTTCCCCTTCACTGCTCCAAAGAGGgatcttttttcttccaaattgCTTTCTGTGGCAGGTGGTGGCCATTTAACATCCTGGGCGTGCAAGGACTCCTATGTCCCTCAGAAAACCTAACACAAAGCATGGCCATGCCATCTCATTCTGGTTGGCTACCCTGAGCAAGTCTCAGGATTTCAGATTTCACATCAGCCAACATCAGGCACGTATAAATGCTTAATACTTGAGACAGTCCTACTTCTCAATTACTTTCACCAGTATAGCAGCTTTCGAGATGAATTTGCTCAAAAATAAATTACCAGAGgatttaccaactaagctattgCTTTTTCACATAAAAgctttttatacaaattttagaaattattttaggaATGTAAGTTTTACAGTGACCTTCCTGGCAGACTAGAGATTATGATTACATATATCATGAACCAGCAGCCTTATCCTTAAAttgttatgtttttaaaacaaaactaaacaaaaacactttatttttagggcAACAATTTAAATTGGGCACAAAATTGCCACACTACTTAAAAGACTCTGATTCACATGGAGAGGTGGTTGTTGTTctgtgactcagttgtgtcccactctttgcgaccccaaagactgcaacacaccaggcttccctgtccttcactatctcctggaatttgctcaaactcatgttctttgagtctgggacaccatccaaccatctcctctgtcaccctcttctcctcctgccctcaatctttctcagaatcagggtcttttccaatgagttggacaACTGTTTAATACTGCTTTTATACGTGTTCTCATGGGTCCTTCTAAAAGGCTAAATTGTCATTTTGCTCTGCATACACATTCAACATTGAAAGGACATAAACAACAATTACAATATTGGCTAAATATCTGTTGTATATGAGGCATTTTACTAAGCACTTTACAGGATCTGTTACATGACACTTTCAATAACTCTGTGTTACttatttccactttacagatCAAAGTAAGAAATTCTAACTGAATTATCTAATTTAGTAAGTAGCACAATTAAAATGTGAAGCTCCTCACTACTATAAATCCATACTTGAGAATGTTATTTGGCCAAGAATGTCAACATGGACCAAGGACATAGAATCAACTATGTACTCAGTTCTTGATGATGTCCTTTAGGAATACAGTACTGATTTTTATTCCAGGACCCACAGAGTACCATGCACAGACTTGGCTTCACTTTACAAAACACTTGAAGAAAAATTGTAGAGCATGATGTGAATGAAGTGAATGTGAATGTCTCCTTAAATTATTGATAATTTGCATTTATAAGGTgctttatatatgaaaataatgtcaatttttttcactttttttatttgaaatacataCTTATAGATTCACAGGCCATTACAAAGATGGCACAGAGGTTCTGTGTACCCTTCACTCACTTTCCTCCATTAGTTAGATCTTATGTAACTACAGTAGAATATCAAAACCAGGAAGCTGACACTGGTGTAAACTGCTATGGTTCTATGTCATTCTATCGCATGTGTATACTAATGTAACCACCACTGCAGTTAAGACACAGAACTAGTCCACCAGGATCAGCTAATTTGAATAAATTCACACTGAATTGAAGAGTAATATTTACTATAATGTCTGGGATGCTGATAAAATAGAACTCTTGTCAATAAAtatagatcattttttttttttttcaaatttaaagtcacttgcttgctaagttgctcagtcgtgtctgactctttgtgactctatggactgtggtcggccgggctcctctgtccatgggattctccaggcaagaatactggagtgggttgctttaccctccttcagggggtcttcccaacgcAGTTcgcaggcgggttttttaccactagtgccacctgggaagccctaaagtcACTTagctactctttaaaaaaatatatattctattacAGTAGTAGATTACTTTGGGAGTTTTGGGGGTATATTTGGGATATACTGCTCCACTTGGAAAATGTGTAGACTAGGGCTAAATACTGACATTCAAATATTCTAGGAATAAGAAATATGGgaggattaaaaaaattatttcatttttttcaacctATTTTAAAGCATTACACAATGAGTCCTgctctttatgtattttatgctTTCACTTTAAACCATGGGTGGTGAAGTTGATGCCTtattcattgtgttttcattgccATAGAATTGGAAGggatataataatatataatatagtataataatTATAGTGATGATGACGTGCATTTTAATAGTAGTTACCACCTACTGAGTGCTCACTCTGCACCATTTACTCTGCATACATATTTCAATCAACTCTCATAAGAGCCCTATGAGATGATTGTTATTAATCTTTACTTtaaacatgaagaaactgaggttcaacaAGGTTAAGTTGTACTAGCTTTTGCAGCATTATGCTAGGTACTTGTGATTCAAACCCAGCTCTGTCACATTCCAAAGCTTGTGTTTATAACCATTATGTTCATCAAAAgagtttattttctccatttttggcaAGATTGCACTAAACCCACCTTAGGAAAGTTGTAGCTTTAAAATATCCATAGAAGATTAGTTCAGGACCTCTTCCAAAATTACCAGTAGTCCACCTTCCCCATTCCATTGTAGAGACTAAATCCCTGTGCATAAGTATGTCCATGATATGTCCATGCCTACATTTCTGATCATCAGTAACAATGAAGAATAGTTTCTGATTTTTACCAcattgcatgcatgctaggtttttttagtcatgtcctactctttgcgaccctatggactgtagcccattatgtctcctctgtccatgggattctccaggcaagaatactggagtgagttgccatgccctcctccaggggatctttccaatctagggattgaacccatgtctctgatgtctcctgcattggcaggcgggttctttactaccacCTGGGAACTGGCacctagcactacctgggaagcctttttgcCATATTATTTCTACTTAAATAGAATGATCGTATTCACAAATAAACTCACACCTTGAGAGTTCAGCCTCTGAAATCCTTGACTGAATGTAAATCTTGGCATTACTCATTATTAGCTGATTAagtttgggcaagttatttaacttctttattCCAAAGTGTCTTCATCCCTAAGAGAGTAATAATAGTGTTGATAGCCTAAAATTATTATGAGAACTTTAATAGTAATCAACATGTGCTGTCATATAAGTAAGCAACATAGTAATGATAGACATTACTAGTTATTATAGACATTATTACTTCATCCAGATCTAAAAATCCAATTATTCTCTTGTTCTCCTTTAGACCATTTCCAGTTTCTCCAACATTTCACTGAACTATGGGATTAAATGTAACAAACACTTAACTAAACTCTAGGACTGAAGATAGTCAACCAGTTTCAGATCTGATCAGTAGTAAATATAGCTTGTGAAATTTTGAAGAAGTGACAGAATTATCTGCAGTAAAATAACTGTGTACTCATATTCCTTAATTCAGATACATTTGTGTGACATTATTGTCTTCTATTGTTCACCAACTGTTTGTTCTATTTCCATATTCTCATAGATGTTTTCCTCACTTTTGAAGACTGGAAATCATAAAAAGTTGTCCATAACAGCTGCTTTGAGGTCATCTACATTTGCTGGCTGCAGGTGGAAATCTCTTTCACAGAGCCCCACATAGAGGGCTGTAAAATTTGGCCTTTGAGGGAGCCAGACTGCACCAGCCTTTTGTATAATTTATCATCCACAGAGTGTGTTAAGATGCTTTTGATCTTGAAGGCAATATCTTTCAAAGAAATGTGTTGCTTATATGTGACCATTGATGCTTTATAGGAATCTCAGTATCATGCTGAtttcaatgagtgaatgaatttttAAGATGGTAAACGGATGACAATTTAATTGAGAGACTCTAGATCTTGTTTAAATCCAGTCAGAGGATCAAATGAGAGAAACTATGTGAAGAGTGCTTTGAATACAATAATGCACTAAGTAATCATTTTATTATCATAATTGtaacattttattgtgataattCACAGCATTATTTGTCAAACTCTTGACTTCACTGAATGTCAAATGTTTTCTGCCTTCTGTAAAACTGAGTGGAATTCTATGAAATATTAGccacaaagaatattttaaaatacatgtataatgTTCTTTGCATTTACTTACATTTCTTTATGGAATGTGTTTTAGGCACAGAACTGAAATTTGGTATCGTAGAGAAAGTTGTGGAAATTTATAGGCTTTGGTTTATGGAGACTTGAAGAAGTTTTTCCATCTTTCTGGTATTTTATCCCTGTCAGTTTGCattgcttctttcctttccttctcctccttcgcCAGGTTTGGTTTTGAGCACTGGATTCAAAGAAACCCCAAAGTCAAAACAAAATGGTCAGAACTGCTGACTCTTGTTTTGTAATCTTTTTTAGTCCAGCATTCACAGGAAGAGAGGGTACTGACCAGAAACTGGGCCTAACTTCTCCCAAAATGTTGCCAAAGTTCAGGAGCCTGTGACTGAACTTGGGCCAAGGCACAGATACATACCAACACTTTTCTAACACATTTAAACTGTAAGTTAATAAGTAATACCCAATAAGAAGTAGATTTAGTACTTAAAATTCAGTATTAATCTGCCAACTATTTTTTAACTTGCCTCTGTTGACtggaatttaattattaaaagttAAATCTGTGCTAAGATATGCCAATATGTATcacaaacaaaatagaaagcaatgCTACGTGATCGGGTTGGGATTCTATAGTCAGGGCTGAAAAGCAAGGTATCACCAACTGCACAGGGATGTCTACTCCATGGGTATAGACATAGTTGCTGGCAAGCTAACAGGAGAGGAGAAGTGCAGAGAATGTTCAAAGCAAAATCTGCCAGctatttttgataaaaatatataaaaataaaaatggtggtggtttcgtcactaagtcatgttcgactctttcgaccccatagattagggcttgccaggctcctctatccatgagatttcccaggcaaggacactggagtgggtcaaacctgtgacttctgcattgcaaatggtttctttaccactgggccaccagagaagcaaaataaaaataatttacattttgtatTAAGTACAATCTCTTGTAAAGTTGCAGGTACATTTGAGAAACTCACACATGAAGTGTACTTAAATGTCTTCATTAACTTTGAAATCTTCCTTgaagatttaaaattataaaaaagttaCACTGAACTGTGCTTTATCAAGTTTCACTTCAGAATTTTGGTAGTTGTTATAAACATTCCACAATAGTGTTTTTATAATGGAAATACTGACAAATGCAATAATAAACACGAAAATCCTAGGGTCTTAATTGTATGTTCCTGCAGGAATTACACATACTAGCATAATATCTGGTTCATTTTCCAGGGCTAATTTTGTCAAAATCTGTTTTCATATTGGGCAACTGTAAAAGATGATAGGCCTGAATGACTGCCTGTAGATGGAAAAggcttttgattatttttactttCCCTGGAGAGCCTGATTATGTCTTTCaaatatgatttcatttagaTCTTTTCTTGGTTTACATGTCTGAATTCTAATAGTAACCTGATAGTGATGGGGAACTTAGTTTGAGACCAAAAGGCAGttttcagtcagtaaagagtgtGTAAATAAATCGCCTCCAAGCAACGTCTAAACtagtatttatatttcaaatgccAAAATAACTTTAAGATTTCAAAAACTGATTATTACAATTTTCCAGAAGTACTTGatatatttagcttttttttttttttttttttactgttggaaGGTATTGAAAAACCAATATTGACTGATATTTCTATCATTGTTGGTTTATAAGATAATAAAGAATAAGACAATTTTAACACAGGATGTGttaaatactaaaaaaacaaaaatactttcatTAAAAGCACACTGGATTTATGGATCTAACATGGGAAAGCTAAAACTATCACATTGCTTAGAAAAATTGAGTGGCGAGACATGGAGGTACCTGGATTAATGTTCGAAATGCAGACAATTCGGTCTTATCTCTATGGATGATTTGATACAAAGAATAAGTCAAtctatttctctgtatttctgaTCCTTATTTGGCTTCATATTATTCTATGACTACAATGATTAAGAAGAAGCCTTAAGACACTTTACATTTTAGAATAGCTTCTAGACATAGAAAAAACTTAAAGCATTTATAAGCTTAAAAGTTTTAATAATTGTTGAATAAGTCTAATAATAATTGGAAAAACCTTTTGTATTTAGAGTTTCTTTGGCTGTTATTTACTATTCAGAGGAAATATTCACTGTAGGATATCATGAGATTACTAAGAATATAACAGAATGGTTCAGAATATGAGGGAGAGTACTAAGGATGATAGATGGTTGTATTTATGCTACAGGACCTGAGGATTTTGAAGAACTCTGtctacaaattttctttttttaatttcttattttcaaaatctgttctttcaacaaaatattaatgattCCTAAAGTTGactgtttttagaaaaatttgtttatcacttgcagattttttttttaaatgatgtttagTTGTCAGGAGAACTTTAGGTGGGAGAAGGAACAGAACTTCTGTAAACCCTTTCGATTTTGAACACGTTCACCCTATATGTAAAATGTCAACACACTTtgtaaattgaataaataaataactggatAAATGAGGGCTTGATGGAGCCACTAGCACTACATAAGAAGTTGGGAAGCTGAGTACAGTTTGATGATGAGTTGAGATACATTTACTTTTGACATACTGAATTGAgcaattttaaatttatctttaaaaatacaggtATGCTAGTTCTAGTAGCCAAAAAGTTatctagaaaaagagaaaatgagtaattttattttataaaactaataTAGGGGTCACTGTCcaaatttcagtttattttattaaaagtgctagagcggaaaaaaaaaaaacaaaacactccctggttttgttgtttggtttagttggttacattttttcttttacgTATTTATCCTAATATTCTTATGGTAGAGGTAGaaacaatattcaaaaaaagaaatcatctttGGGAAAGTGGTCATTTCAGAACTAATTCATTTCCCATAGATAGAAGAACTAGGAAAACTTTTAATTTCCAGGACAAGCAAATGCCTATAATGCTGATGGGAGGGTATGTGAACTGGCAGATCTGCTCGGAAGGCAATCTGGCCTTTAGCTACAAAGTTGAATGTTCACTTGGTACAGAAGTTTCACTTCTAGTTACTTAGTATCAGGAAATTATCATAGgcacagaaaatatttataagagTGCTCTTgcatcatcatttattttttaaaagagaaaatagccATCCACTTGTAAGTACTGGAGTGAAGTTGTGATACAtggatataataataaaatacagtgaTCAAAATTACATTTGAGTAATACTTAAAGTCAAGGAAAGAGTGCTCATTCTATAATGCTGAGTGGACAAATTCCAAAAGTATCCCAAATTTGTTTAACACATTGAATTTATATCTGTataaaaaagactaaaagaaatAGATTAAAACGCTATGTGGTAACATGAAGtgatttaaatttattcttaaattttaattttctaaactttttagGATGAGTATATATTACTtcttaataaaatgaaacacGTTTCTAAAAGGCTAATAGGGagacctgtgtgtgtctgtgcacatcCGCCCAAGGATTTGCGAGATGAGAGCAAAATATAGTGTTGGAACAATACGATTTATTCACTTTACAGTAGATGGGGATTACTCATTCTGATTCCTCTCCTCACTTACCTACTGCTATCTTAAGAACCCCGTTTCAGTTGTTGGCAGAAGTTCTTCCTTAGCACAAAAGAACTGTGGAATGGCAGACCTTCCAAACTGGAGGGAGCCCCTCAGCACGATCTTgcttcaaactcatctccatcgcaCACTTTTTGGCAAAGTGGAAGAATGAATTTCCTCCTCTGAGGTTTTCTCTCCCTTATCCCTAGATGCAACTAGAATGAAAACTATCTTTCCCTACGTACAGCTAAAAATTTGAAAGTGCGCGCTCTGGTGGGGCTGCCCCTGGGAAGACCCGGCCCTTTTCCCCCGTAGGCGACCAGGGGAAACAACTGTAGGTGGTAAAGGCTCCGGGGGCCCGAGACGCCTTGTAAGCCCAGCTGCACCCCCAGCGCGTAAGCTGGAGCTGTCCCCAGTTCCCTCCCGGTTCAAGCATCCTACTCCGGGAGGGGCCACACCAGGGTTGCTGTTTAGAGCCTAAGCGGAGGGGAAggtaaggggagggagaggaggcgaGGGGAGGGGAATAATGTCTCCTGGTTTCTCATTTCCTTCATTCTGCCTCTCGACAAGACTAAGAGGACCGCACGAGAGAGCCGGAGCGCCCTGGGCCTCTCAGAAGACCCAGTAACCCTCACTCCTCACCGGACTAGGACCACCCTCTccgcccctctccccttcccgcGCCCCACGAGCACGGGCCGGAGCGGAGCGCCTGCCTGGGATGGCTCAGCGCCGATtctagaggcaaaaaaaaaaaaaaggaatatctcCTTATAGTtatattaaagaagaaacaaagaaagaaaagttaaaagctAGGACTGCACAGACGCTCCCGAAGTCTCCCGACTGCGGGGAGGGTTAGCTTCCCACCCGCCCGACAGACGCTGCTTGGGGACGTGGGCCTCGACTGCCCCAACTCGGTTTTAGCTCGTCCTCACTCGCCTCGCCGGCTCCTGCCCCATACTCCATCGACAGCGACCGCATATATATTAAATCTACGGCTTCCATGCCTCTCGAGGACTGTGGACATGTTATAATCCAGAACCAAGCTCCTGCGAAGGCCAGCCGTTCTGTCTGGGAGGGCCCCTCCTGGCCTTTCCGTCGCACCCACTGCTGGGTCTTCAAACACCCCAAACCCGTGCGCGCCCAGGCAAGGAGTGGGCAGACACTTCCACCCGACCCTGGCTcagtctctttccttctccaagctctCCAAGAGCTCGGTCATGAAGGAGATGTAGACAATGGCCAGGCGTAGAGTCTCGATCCGGGAGAGCCTCTTCTCGTAAGCGAAAGTGGGCACCTTCCTCCGCAGCTGATCGAAGGCCTCGTTGAGGTTGAACATCCGCTTCCTCTCGCGGATGTTGGCTGCTTGGCGCTGGGCGTAGGTGATCACTCTTTTCCTCTTGGGGCGGCCCAGTAGGGAGGCGCCTCTCCcgtgctcctcttcctcctcgttttccccctcttctccttccccctcctcttcttCTGGATCCTCTTCCTCAAAACGCGCCAGACTCCTGGGTCTTCCGTCTCGGAGCACAAGGTCCTGGTGGTTCCCATAGGGGACCCTAGGTGTCAAGTCGCAGAGGAGAGGGTGCCCCGGGGAGGCTAGGGATAGGTCTGCGACGAAGTCCAGGACGGTGGCGTCCACGCAGCTCTCGGGAAAGGCTGCCATCGCGTCTGCTTGGCCCTGCGTCTCATAGGTTTATTGAAGGGAGGGGCAAGCCTGGTGACGGCCTTCCTAACAGCCCTGAATCTGATGGGTCACCATCACCGAAGGGTCAGGGACATTAATATGTATAACCAAGCTGATAACAGGATTAGCTGCACCGATAGGGAAGGCTCTGACAACGTCCCTCCTTTCGAAACTGATGGAAGAAGACAAGCTTGAGAACGCCGGAAAGACTCAAAGGAATAGGCCTCCAATTCTGCGATCCTTTCCGCCCTGCCACCTGGGACAGTTCCTTCTTGGCAACAACCTCCAGCTCTTACCTGCTGTGCTTTTTGTTTGTCTCGACACTCCCGCAGCCAACTAATATTCTTCAAGCTCCTTGTCTCATGTAGTTCTTTAATTTAGCTTTGGGTTTTCAAAGCAAGGATGTTTTCCACCGCTCTGGCTTCTCCTTGGCTTCAGGGTGGGAGTTCCGAATCTTGCCACCCTCTGCTGCCAATGGGTGTGAGACAAGTGCATGTGCTTTTAATGATGTCCAGAAGAGGGGCCCTGTCTGCCAGGGGTCGAGGGGAGCTGTTTGTCTGGTATCCCAGTGCAGCGGCTACTGAAAGGCAAGATCTTCCATTAGCTTAAGTAAGCATCGTAGGAGGGGCGAGGGGGCATTCCCCAGAGTCGCTCTTGgagtcctctttctctttccactgCAAGGTAAACAGCTCTCCTGCCGCTTTACGAACCCTGGCTTCTAAAATCTGTTTCGCTATAATCAATCTAACAATTGAGATACTTGACTTTCCTTTCCTAACCTTTATCCCCCACCCACGTAAAGGATTTTACTTAGAGGGCAAAAAGTGATGATGGCAATAACATGAAAAAGAGAAGCTCAGAGTGTTTCTCCCAGCGTGCTTCACTGTATAATCCCTGTGTGGGAGGAAAGCAAACCCTCCCCCCAAACAAAACAACTTCAGTCTCCTTTCAAAATTTCGATTCACCTTTTGATAAACTAATTGCTCGATCAGCTCACCCTCCGCGGAGAATTCTTTCAAACTTTAAATTGCTGATTGGTATCCCTGAACAAAGAATAATCTTTACACTTCTATCTGGTTACATTTCCTCATTACCACCCTGCAAGATTTAAGCCTAGAAACTATACTGCATTGTGagagggtttgtttgtttgttttgaggtgAATAAAGATTATAAATTTGgtataactaaaataaaattttactgattTCAAATATatctcatgtatatatatatatatttttttttttttaacatagaagagttcagttttcttttttgccaatAGCTATATTTAATTATTCAATGTAAAGATTTTTAAGAGACAGGGTGGGGCAAAACAACACCTAAGAAAATCATTTTGAAGATGTATTAAAAGAAAGCTTAAAAAGATGAGTGCAGAGACGCCTTGGTTCAAGGGAGAAATACGAAGACATCAATTCCTATTGAGGTAAGCAGTGACTGGGATGCTTATGTTAGTACATTGGACAGCTCCCAGAAACTGCCTGCTTCTAACAGGTAAgcacaatattttttcttttcctagtctGCCGTTCTGTGAGTACTCCCAGATCCTATTAAAGCAATATAATCTTGGAGTCTTCTTTTggctttctattatttttcttattaaaaaaaattgtgtctgggttctctcctttgctcttttgtcccttaattagttttcttttcccttgctgtgtttacttttcactctccaatttacATTGTGATAACTcaagtagaaaagaataaaaattaatgtcCCTGAAAGATGTAATGAGAATATCTCTGACTGAGAGTACCTATTTGGCTTTTACTAAAAATGGTGGcttagaggataaagcatctgcccacaatgtgggagacccaggttcgatccctgggtagggaagatcccctggagaaggaaatggcaacccactccagtactcttgcctggaaaatcccgtagatggaggagcctgataggcta
This DNA window, taken from Bos indicus isolate NIAB-ARS_2022 breed Sahiwal x Tharparkar chromosome 4, NIAB-ARS_B.indTharparkar_mat_pri_1.0, whole genome shotgun sequence, encodes the following:
- the FERD3L gene encoding fer3-like protein, which produces MAAFPESCVDATVLDFVADLSLASPGHPLLCDLTPRVPYGNHQDLVLRDGRPRSLARFEEEDPEEEEGEGEEGENEEEEEHGRGASLLGRPKRKRVITYAQRQAANIRERKRMFNLNEAFDQLRRKVPTFAYEKRLSRIETLRLAIVYISFMTELLESLEKERD